In one window of Echeneis naucrates chromosome 17, fEcheNa1.1, whole genome shotgun sequence DNA:
- the LOC115057115 gene encoding gastrula zinc finger protein XlCGF53.1-like → MANCAAFQSKLTSIMEKLAKAAVVEIGRLWEDGFALVQVELRRRENEIEALNSKLTLMENERLSILFHTQTTNLTPSSSSSSSSSSSSSSSSSSSSKKEQQSKLLPPTGDGPIIDSVRNLRSDPSVTEKVDTSANCTPPPSTTEEKQCEQLKSDYSERDDMDDDNLIVKLEDEDDVQIVEQIKDSDHSVNDGACQNDMDPNPPAEEILEEQETEQWMSVSVGDSNTVDSTDCIFEVKQLTQNQDSEILLIQNALDIFDNSAETAQSDRFMRDNGQGASSKTRASLTFCQAQPSQPVEAINHPEGGLSFRLLPEKRPQTKNMSAFNPDNRLFLLNDPEFHKTIANHRIKEKWFICPFCGKSFDRVSHLEIHRRIHTGEKPYTCDICGKCFSQRSNLRTHQRTHKEVLLQNAV, encoded by the exons ATGGCCAACTGCGCGGCTTTCCAGAGCAAGCTAACCTCGATCATGGAGAAGCTAGCCAAGGCGGCCGTGGTGGAGATCGGCAGGCTTTGGGAGGACGGCTTCGCCCTCGTCCAGGTCGAGCTCCGCCGGAGGGAGAACGAAATCGAAGCCCTGAACTCGAAGTTAACGCTGATGGAAAACGAGCGACTGTCGATCCTGTTTCATACTCAAACTACAAATCTgactccatcatcatcatcatcatcatcatcatcctcctcctcatcgtcatcgtcgtcttcttcttccaaGAAGGAGCAACAGAGCAAGCTGCTGCCGCCCACCGGTGATG GACCTATCATAGATTCAGTTCGGAATTTACGCTCCGATCCAAGCGTCACAGAAAAGGTGGATACTTCAGCAAACTGCACGCCACCACCCTCTACGACAGAGGAGAAACAGTGTGAGCAGCTAAAGTCTGACTATTCTGAGAGGGATGACATGGACGATGATAACTTAATAGTCAAGCTGGAGGATGAGGACGATGTCCAGATTGTGGAGCAGATCAAGGACTCTGATCACAGCGTAAATGATGGAGCGTGTCAAAACGACATGGATCCCAACCCCCCGGCTGAGGAGATCCTGGAAGAACAAGAGACCGAGCAGTGGATGTCGGTTTCGGTGGGCGACAGCAACACTGTTGACAGCACGGACTGCATTTTTGAAGTAAAGCAGCTGACGCAAAATCAGGACTCTGAAATCCTGCTCATACAAAATGCCTTGGACATTTTTGACAATTCAGCAGAGACAGCACAGTCTGACAGGTTTATGAGAGATAATGGACAAGGTGCATCCAGCAAAACAAGGGCTTCTTTGACTTTTTGCCAAGCTCAGCCAAGTCAGCCCGTAGAAGCAATAAATCACCCAGAGGGAGGATTGTCGTTCAGACTCCTGCCAGAAAAACGGCCACAAACTAAAAACATGTCAGCCTTTAATCCAGACAACCGATTGTTTCTCTTAAATGACCCAGAGTTTCATAAAACTATAGCAAATCACCGCATAAAGGAGAAATGGTTCATCTGTCCTTTCTGCGGTAAAAGCTTTGATCGCGTCAGCCATCTCGAGATTCACCGGCGAATTCACACGGGAGAGAAACCATACACATGCGACATATGTGGCAAGTGTTTTTCTCAGAGGAGTAACCTTCGCACTCACCAGCGAACTCACAAAGAGGTTCTATTGCAAAATGCAGTTTGA